A genome region from Triticum aestivum cultivar Chinese Spring chromosome 2B, IWGSC CS RefSeq v2.1, whole genome shotgun sequence includes the following:
- the LOC123047623 gene encoding uncharacterized protein encodes MAGSAASTAPMQLVQVVSTLTGSTIDNPIYLTDVEEAQRLRLCAVNHAFVRGPRQEDRMSSIRPKSVECIRRKQLHWSPPVQCCITRFVCLLPLLGSGGRQGEG; translated from the exons ATGGCAGGGTCAGCAGCTTCAACTGCACCAATGCAACT GGTTCAGGTGGTAAGCACATTGACAGGatcgacgatcgacaacccgaTCTATCTCACTGATGTTGAAG AGGCCCAGAGGTTAAGATTATGTGCAGTGAACCATGCCTTTGTGAGAGGACCCAGACAAGAG GACCGCATGTCGAGTATCCGCCCTAAAAGTGTGGAGTGCATCCGCCGTAAACAGCTACATTGGTCTCCACCCG TTCAATGTTGCATCACTCGGTTCGTTTGCTTGCTTCCTTTGCTCGGTTCAGGAGGCAGACAGGGAGAAGGTTAG
- the LOC123047624 gene encoding putative disease resistance RPP13-like protein 1 isoform X1, which translates to MSLSAIGVVSAINECVTLWQWAKSVISSLHSRWSGSHDQILQDRVLQLESGLRLLKDTLPAMHDLINKAEWKSHEHGVAKLLPNLKDAVSDAEDLLDEFRWYELKLQVEGDANQSSLLDFFGTVIPGSFDKLNDVQLRLNHLSIQMENMGLRGVTQHFDKLVRPETTSLPNETKIFGRDKELKQVLGFLNVPLNSKRKRATCSANASTSNLVNDASRIYSLPILPLVGIGGVGKTTLAQHICNHQRVKSHFELIIWICVSDDFDVKRLTKEVIQSCNGKEATTDNLDSLQRALSNHVKNKRVLLVLDDMWDDSLKENGQCWKRFCAPFTSVQEGSMMFVTTRCPKVAEGVRTMEHVKLDGLEDSIFWKFFKLCAFGSENSINDPELECIGRRILPKLKGSPLAAKTLGRMLSMDMQASHWNSILVSELWELRQEDTDILPALRLSYMYLPFYLKQCFVFCAVYPKDYKFQKACLAEIWVAEGFVDPQGRVPIEDIGCRYFEDLVARSFFQKASGGYIIHDLLHDMAQKVSEHDCFILRNKSEFDKVPQNVRHLYVLPSNDFDESTLLRLSKYTKLRTLICKKNLGKMTGFVMDHWCTKLMRMRVISCAYTNELPESIGNWKHLRYLEISRACPLKRIPSTFCWLYNLQILYAKKCKLDSLPGDFGKLISLQKLESLGLAYCARNNTTLNRDHATEAEPENRKYLDELTLVLGSDMSQPPTGLKSLFLKNYGGSSLPSWFQPQNLPSLASLGFESCDGLKSINLNERPAVGGSITTFSFLTVLTVTYCDRLSTLDDLLTQEYIPAIEKIHIEDCPWLLSIPGQRFGSFCYLKHLAVIVCPSINWQSGLVLPSSLRSLSLLKCGDISPHVPSCLKYLTSLVSLNIDGLRITSIPGNIWRRNLASLEELEISDCPDLVSIGGAKAVAKIKRVLILRCPKLEEAEQINKRTHLKASMQESVAALFGRWKARGQGNLLVSDNE; encoded by the exons ATGAGCTTATCTGCCATTGGGGTCGTCAGTGCCATCAATGAGTGTGTCACTTTGTGGCAGTGGGCCAAATCTGTCATTTCATCTCTTCACTCCCGATGGAGTGGCTCACATGATCAAATTCTCCAGGATCGCGTATTGCAGCTAGAGAGTGGCCTACGACTTCTCAAGGACACTCTTCCTGCAATGCACGACCTTATTAATAAAGCTGAGTGGAAAAGCCATGAACACGGTGTGGCCAAGCTCCTTCCAAATCTCAAGGATGCAGTGTCGGACGCCGAGGACCTTCTCGATGAGTTCAGATGGTACGAGTTGAAGCTGCAAGTGGAGGGTGATGCAAACCAATCTTCTCTGCTTGACTTCTTTGGCACCGTCATTCCAGGTAGCTTTGATAAACTAAATGATGTCCAGTTGAGGCTAAATCATCTTTCAATTCAGATGGAGAATATGGGGCTCCGTGGAGTTACACAACACTTTGACAAATTAGTCAGACCAGAGACCACCTCTTTGCCAAATGAAACAAAGATATTTGGTCGTGATAAGGAACTGAAGCAGGTATTGGGATTTCTCAATGTACCATTGAATTCAAAACGCAAGAGAGCAACTTGTTCAGCCAATGCATCAACAAGCAACCTAGTTAATGATGCATCAAGAATATATAGTCTTCCTATTTTGCCATTAGTTGGAATTGGTGGTGTTGGAAAGACTACTTTGGCCCAACATATATGCAACCATCAACGAGTGAAGTCTCACTTTGAGCTGATAATTTGGATTTGCGTCTCAGACGACTTTGATGTGAAGAGGCTAACTAAAGAGGTCATACAATCCTGTAACGGAAAGGAGGCAACAACTGACAATTTGGATTCTCTTCAGCGTGCTTTGTCTAACCATGTGAAAAACAAAAGGGTATTGCTAGTCCTTGATGACATGTGGGATGATTCCTTGAAGGAAAATGGGCAATGTTGGAAGAGGTTTTGTGCACCTTTTACAAGTGTTCAAGAGGGAAGTATGATGTTCGTCACCACTAGATGCCCCAAGGTTGCGGAGGGGGTGCGCACAATGGAGCACGTTAAATTAGATGGTCTAGAGGACTCCATCTTCTGGAAATTCTTCAAACTGTGCGCATTTGGGTCTGAGAATTCTATAAATGATCCAGAGTTAGAGTGCATCGGTAGAAGAATACTTCCTAAACTAAAGGGTTCTCCTTTGGCTGCCAAAACTCTAGGACGCATGTTAAGCATGGACATGCAAGCATCACATTGGAATTCTATACTTGTGAGTGAATTGTGGGAGTTGAGACAAGAGGATACTGACATTTTACCGGCCCTTCGGCTGAGCTACATGtatttgccattttatttgaaGCAATGTTTTGTATTTTGTGCTGTATACCCCAAAGATTACAAATTCCAAAAGGCATGCTTAGCTGAAATTTGGGTGGCGGAAGGCTTTGTGGATCCTCAAGGTCGTGTTCCAATTGAAGATATTGGTTGTCGGTATTTTGAAGACCTTGTAGCTCGGTCCTTCTTTCAAAAAGCTAGTGGTGGATACATAATCCATGACTTACTGCATGACATGGCACAGAAAGTTTCGGAGCATGACTGTTTCATCTTAAGAAATAAGAGTGAATTTGATAAAGTTCCCCAAAATGTTCGTCATCTATACGTACTCCCCAGCAATGACTTTGATGAGTCCACCTTGTTGAGACTATCCAAATACACAAAGCTGCGTACTCTAATTTGCAAGAAAAATTTAGGGAAGATGACAGGCTTTGTAATGGACCACTGGTGTACTAAACTTATGCGCATGCGTGTGATTTCTTGTGCCTACACAAACGAGTTGCCAGAGAGTATTGGAAATTGGAAACATCTTCGGTACCTTGAAATCTCCAGAGCTTGTCCTTTGAAGAGGATTCCTTCAACTTTCTGTTGGCTATATAATCTGCAGATTTTATATGCCAAGAAATGCAAGCTAGATAGCTTGCCCGGTGACTTTGGTAAGTTGATCAGTTTACAAAAACTTGAATCACTTGGATTAGCATATTGTGCCAGGAACAATACCACACTAAATCGGGATCATGCAACAGAAGCTGAACCAGAGAATAGGAAATATCTTGATGAATTGACACTGGTTCTGGGTTCAGACATGTCTCAACCTCCCACCGGTCTCAAGTCTCTATTCCTCAAAAATTATGGTGGTTCCTCTCTCCCAAGCTGGTTTCAGCCACAAAACTTGCCAAGTTTAGCATCACTTGGTTTTGAAAGTTGTGATGGACTCAAGAGCATAAACTTAAATGAGAGACCTGCAGTTGGAGGCAGCATTACAACATTTTCGTTCCTTACTGTCCTAACAGTTACATATTGTGATAGATTGTCCACCCTTGATGACCTCCTAACACAAGAATATATACCTGCCATCGAGAAAATTCACATCGAAGATTGTCCCTGGTTACTGTCCATTCCTGGTCAAAGGTTTGGTAGTTTTTGTTACCTGAAACATCTGGCGGTTATAGTATGCCCAAGTATCAACTGGCAAAGCGGATTGGTGTTGCCATCATCTCTCCGAAGTCTCAGCTTACTAAAATGTGGGGATATCTCTCCACATGTTCCCAGCTGCCTAAAGTACCTCACATCTCTTGTCTCACTAAACATTGATGGTTTGCGTATAACATCCATTCCAGGCAACATTTGGCGCAGAAATCTTGCATCACTTGAGGAACTAGAGATTTCAGATTGTCCTGACCTAGTTTCAATTGGTGGAGCAAAGGCAGTTGCAAAAATAAAGAGGGTGTTGATATTGAGGTGTCCAAAGTTGGAGGAAGCGGAGCAGATCAATAAAAGAACCCACCTAAAG GCCAGCATGCAGGAATCCGTAGCTGCATTATTTGGACGTTGGAAGGCCCGAGGACAAGGAAACTTACTTGTCAGTGACAATGAATGA
- the LOC123047624 gene encoding putative disease resistance RPP13-like protein 1 isoform X2 gives MSLSAIGVVSAINECVTLWQWAKSVISSLHSRWSGSHDQILQDRVLQLESGLRLLKDTLPAMHDLINKAEWKSHEHGVAKLLPNLKDAVSDAEDLLDEFRWYELKLQVEGDANQSSLLDFFGTVIPGSFDKLNDVQLRLNHLSIQMENMGLRGVTQHFDKLVRPETTSLPNETKIFGRDKELKQVLGFLNVPLNSKRKRATCSANASTSNLVNDASRIYSLPILPLVGIGGVGKTTLAQHICNHQRVKSHFELIIWICVSDDFDVKRLTKEVIQSCNGKEATTDNLDSLQRALSNHVKNKRVLLVLDDMWDDSLKENGQCWKRFCAPFTSVQEGSMMFVTTRCPKVAEGVRTMEHVKLDGLEDSIFWKFFKLCAFGSENSINDPELECIGRRILPKLKGSPLAAKTLGRMLSMDMQASHWNSILVSELWELRQEDTDILPALRLSYMYLPFYLKQCFVFCAVYPKDYKFQKACLAEIWVAEGFVDPQGRVPIEDIGCRYFEDLVARSFFQKASGGYIIHDLLHDMAQKVSEHDCFILRNKSEFDKVPQNVRHLYVLPSNDFDESTLLRLSKYTKLRTLICKKNLGKMTGFVMDHWCTKLMRMRVISCAYTNELPESIGNWKHLRYLEISRACPLKRIPSTFCWLYNLQILYAKKCKLDSLPGDFGKLISLQKLESLGLAYCARNNTTLNRDHATEAEPENRKYLDELTLVLGSDMSQPPTGLKSLFLKNYGGSSLPSWFQPQNLPSLASLGFESCDGLKSINLNERPAVGGSITTFSFLTVLTVTYCDRLSTLDDLLTQEYIPAIEKIHIEDCPWLLSIPGQRFGSFCYLKHLAVIVCPSINWQSGLVLPSSLRSLSLLKCNIWRRNLASLEELEISDCPDLVSIGGAKAVAKIKRVLILRCPKLEEAEQINKRTHLKASMQESVAALFGRWKARGQGNLLVSDNE, from the exons ATGAGCTTATCTGCCATTGGGGTCGTCAGTGCCATCAATGAGTGTGTCACTTTGTGGCAGTGGGCCAAATCTGTCATTTCATCTCTTCACTCCCGATGGAGTGGCTCACATGATCAAATTCTCCAGGATCGCGTATTGCAGCTAGAGAGTGGCCTACGACTTCTCAAGGACACTCTTCCTGCAATGCACGACCTTATTAATAAAGCTGAGTGGAAAAGCCATGAACACGGTGTGGCCAAGCTCCTTCCAAATCTCAAGGATGCAGTGTCGGACGCCGAGGACCTTCTCGATGAGTTCAGATGGTACGAGTTGAAGCTGCAAGTGGAGGGTGATGCAAACCAATCTTCTCTGCTTGACTTCTTTGGCACCGTCATTCCAGGTAGCTTTGATAAACTAAATGATGTCCAGTTGAGGCTAAATCATCTTTCAATTCAGATGGAGAATATGGGGCTCCGTGGAGTTACACAACACTTTGACAAATTAGTCAGACCAGAGACCACCTCTTTGCCAAATGAAACAAAGATATTTGGTCGTGATAAGGAACTGAAGCAGGTATTGGGATTTCTCAATGTACCATTGAATTCAAAACGCAAGAGAGCAACTTGTTCAGCCAATGCATCAACAAGCAACCTAGTTAATGATGCATCAAGAATATATAGTCTTCCTATTTTGCCATTAGTTGGAATTGGTGGTGTTGGAAAGACTACTTTGGCCCAACATATATGCAACCATCAACGAGTGAAGTCTCACTTTGAGCTGATAATTTGGATTTGCGTCTCAGACGACTTTGATGTGAAGAGGCTAACTAAAGAGGTCATACAATCCTGTAACGGAAAGGAGGCAACAACTGACAATTTGGATTCTCTTCAGCGTGCTTTGTCTAACCATGTGAAAAACAAAAGGGTATTGCTAGTCCTTGATGACATGTGGGATGATTCCTTGAAGGAAAATGGGCAATGTTGGAAGAGGTTTTGTGCACCTTTTACAAGTGTTCAAGAGGGAAGTATGATGTTCGTCACCACTAGATGCCCCAAGGTTGCGGAGGGGGTGCGCACAATGGAGCACGTTAAATTAGATGGTCTAGAGGACTCCATCTTCTGGAAATTCTTCAAACTGTGCGCATTTGGGTCTGAGAATTCTATAAATGATCCAGAGTTAGAGTGCATCGGTAGAAGAATACTTCCTAAACTAAAGGGTTCTCCTTTGGCTGCCAAAACTCTAGGACGCATGTTAAGCATGGACATGCAAGCATCACATTGGAATTCTATACTTGTGAGTGAATTGTGGGAGTTGAGACAAGAGGATACTGACATTTTACCGGCCCTTCGGCTGAGCTACATGtatttgccattttatttgaaGCAATGTTTTGTATTTTGTGCTGTATACCCCAAAGATTACAAATTCCAAAAGGCATGCTTAGCTGAAATTTGGGTGGCGGAAGGCTTTGTGGATCCTCAAGGTCGTGTTCCAATTGAAGATATTGGTTGTCGGTATTTTGAAGACCTTGTAGCTCGGTCCTTCTTTCAAAAAGCTAGTGGTGGATACATAATCCATGACTTACTGCATGACATGGCACAGAAAGTTTCGGAGCATGACTGTTTCATCTTAAGAAATAAGAGTGAATTTGATAAAGTTCCCCAAAATGTTCGTCATCTATACGTACTCCCCAGCAATGACTTTGATGAGTCCACCTTGTTGAGACTATCCAAATACACAAAGCTGCGTACTCTAATTTGCAAGAAAAATTTAGGGAAGATGACAGGCTTTGTAATGGACCACTGGTGTACTAAACTTATGCGCATGCGTGTGATTTCTTGTGCCTACACAAACGAGTTGCCAGAGAGTATTGGAAATTGGAAACATCTTCGGTACCTTGAAATCTCCAGAGCTTGTCCTTTGAAGAGGATTCCTTCAACTTTCTGTTGGCTATATAATCTGCAGATTTTATATGCCAAGAAATGCAAGCTAGATAGCTTGCCCGGTGACTTTGGTAAGTTGATCAGTTTACAAAAACTTGAATCACTTGGATTAGCATATTGTGCCAGGAACAATACCACACTAAATCGGGATCATGCAACAGAAGCTGAACCAGAGAATAGGAAATATCTTGATGAATTGACACTGGTTCTGGGTTCAGACATGTCTCAACCTCCCACCGGTCTCAAGTCTCTATTCCTCAAAAATTATGGTGGTTCCTCTCTCCCAAGCTGGTTTCAGCCACAAAACTTGCCAAGTTTAGCATCACTTGGTTTTGAAAGTTGTGATGGACTCAAGAGCATAAACTTAAATGAGAGACCTGCAGTTGGAGGCAGCATTACAACATTTTCGTTCCTTACTGTCCTAACAGTTACATATTGTGATAGATTGTCCACCCTTGATGACCTCCTAACACAAGAATATATACCTGCCATCGAGAAAATTCACATCGAAGATTGTCCCTGGTTACTGTCCATTCCTGGTCAAAGGTTTGGTAGTTTTTGTTACCTGAAACATCTGGCGGTTATAGTATGCCCAAGTATCAACTGGCAAAGCGGATTGGTGTTGCCATCATCTCTCCGAAGTCTCAGCTTACTAAAAT GCAACATTTGGCGCAGAAATCTTGCATCACTTGAGGAACTAGAGATTTCAGATTGTCCTGACCTAGTTTCAATTGGTGGAGCAAAGGCAGTTGCAAAAATAAAGAGGGTGTTGATATTGAGGTGTCCAAAGTTGGAGGAAGCGGAGCAGATCAATAAAAGAACCCACCTAAAG GCCAGCATGCAGGAATCCGTAGCTGCATTATTTGGACGTTGGAAGGCCCGAGGACAAGGAAACTTACTTGTCAGTGACAATGAATGA